A section of the Calditrichota bacterium genome encodes:
- a CDS encoding NmrA family NAD(P)-binding protein yields the protein MEKRILVLGGTGMLGAPVARNLKQQGFQVRIMTRNKEKAQKLFDDSFEIVTGDVTDANDTEKALNGCYGVHINLQPSIELSVAENILNVASRLGLQRITYLSGATTFIKNPKIPLAKQKLKVEKLIKESGIPYTFFCPTGAMENILSMIRGNRANVIGKKPVYVHWFAAEDLGRMVAKSYTTEKAANKKLCIHGPEKLSSREALQRYCSEIHPEIKNLGSIPFWLAKIIGVMAKNESLKNDVPVMVHFAKKGEPGDPTEANNILGAPAITLDEWIKQRKAKLSTATA from the coding sequence AAAAAGGATATTGGTCTTGGGTGGCACGGGTATGCTGGGGGCGCCTGTTGCAAGAAATTTAAAACAACAAGGATTTCAAGTCCGCATCATGACGCGAAATAAAGAGAAAGCCCAAAAACTCTTTGACGACTCATTTGAAATAGTGACCGGCGATGTGACCGACGCTAACGATACGGAGAAGGCTCTTAATGGCTGTTACGGCGTTCATATAAATTTGCAGCCTTCTATTGAACTATCAGTCGCTGAAAATATTCTAAATGTTGCTTCCCGCTTGGGCTTACAGCGGATCACTTACCTTTCCGGAGCAACTACTTTTATTAAAAATCCAAAAATTCCTCTCGCCAAACAAAAACTAAAAGTGGAAAAATTGATAAAAGAGAGCGGAATCCCTTATACTTTCTTTTGCCCAACTGGTGCAATGGAAAATATTCTCTCGATGATTCGGGGAAATCGAGCAAATGTCATAGGCAAAAAACCAGTATATGTGCATTGGTTTGCTGCTGAAGATTTGGGGCGCATGGTAGCTAAATCATATACCACCGAAAAGGCTGCAAATAAAAAACTATGTATCCATGGCCCGGAAAAATTGTCTTCACGTGAAGCACTGCAGCGGTATTGTTCCGAAATACATCCTGAAATTAAAAATCTCGGTTCAATTCCTTTCTGGCTCGCTAAAATTATCGGCGTGATGGCTAAAAACGAGAGTTTAAAAAACGATGTTCCTGTAATGGTTCATTTTGCAAAAAAGGGTGAACCTGGGGATCCGACAGAAGCCAATAATATCCTCGGTGCGCCAGCAATCACATTAGACGAATGGATCAAACAAAGAAAAGCGAAACTCAGTACCGCGACTGCATAG
- a CDS encoding nucleotidyltransferase family protein — MNFATHQKEKSNSLSCLILAAGFGSRLKNIGVKPLLSCRGKSFLRTIVENSLQANFSPVVSVVNHSNRSVIEKLKLPMKILINEAPENGMFSSVRIGVEHLAKFSSGILIIPVDYPLVKKTTYEVLASDFRSHQNSVIIPSLGKKSGHPVIIPAILFSKILQKALSATLRDVFAENRQLIRYVAVSDPGILININTETAYRKYCQ; from the coding sequence ATGAATTTTGCCACTCATCAAAAGGAAAAAAGCAACTCGCTTTCATGTTTGATCTTAGCTGCTGGTTTTGGAAGCAGATTAAAAAATATTGGTGTGAAGCCATTATTGTCCTGTCGCGGGAAAAGTTTCCTGCGAACCATTGTTGAAAATAGCCTGCAAGCCAATTTCTCGCCCGTCGTTTCTGTCGTCAATCATTCAAATCGTTCTGTAATTGAAAAATTAAAGCTACCAATGAAAATTTTAATTAATGAAGCCCCTGAAAACGGCATGTTTTCTTCCGTTCGCATTGGCGTTGAGCACCTTGCAAAGTTTTCTTCGGGAATTTTAATCATTCCGGTGGATTACCCTTTGGTAAAAAAGACTACGTACGAAGTTCTCGCGAGTGACTTTCGAAGTCATCAAAATTCCGTCATCATCCCCAGTTTGGGAAAAAAATCGGGCCATCCGGTAATTATTCCCGCAATCCTTTTCTCAAAAATTTTACAAAAAGCCCTTTCCGCCACTTTGCGCGATGTGTTTGCTGAAAACAGACAACTCATTCGCTACGTCGCGGTTTCCGATCCGGGAATATTAATTAACATCAACACAGAAACTGCTTACCGCAAATATTGTCAATAA
- a CDS encoding GAF domain-containing protein, with amino-acid sequence MSDTYLPILFFYPEIDPQFKKAFVYKHFNFLVKKSTEKSEIIDFIGEHKYFIFISDASGMAEIRGLHKKFPELAERVALIGLGEDAIAELLSAHGDVLFESVQTITLPPDYHKSLLALMNASNYLKHKRQLFELAYRLNIQAKELHELNDIGVALSAERDPDKLLETILSKSREITGADAGSLYLVEKIPDREEDSKNYLADKQLRFKLAHCDTIPIDFTESVMPIEKKSIAGNVALTGKVLNISDVYELSKESGLTHNRSFDEAVGYRTKSMLVIPMLNHKDEMIGVLQLINRKKHWDVLLSSPAVIEEEIIEFDEKCVDLASSLASQAAVSIENNRLYEDIKNLFEGFIKASVHAIEQRDPTTFGHSERVATLTSALAKQVDRIGTGKFKDVHFSREEFQQIQYAALLHDFGKIGVRENILVKAKKLFPYELDTVKNRFKILTQATKLKSADRKIKFLLDYEKQKAMELFERLDWETQEKIRKLDEFLQIVCEVNEPTVLNDSKLEKLQQIATLEIDANGKSTHLLTEEEIARLSIPKGSLSNEERLEIESHVTHTYNFLEKIPWTRELRSVPEIAYAHHEKLDGSGYPRRLSAPEIPIQSRMMVIADIYDALTAWDRPYKKAVPEQKALDIIGYEVKDGKVDAELFKIFIEAKLFELVKKPDETS; translated from the coding sequence ATGAGTGACACTTATCTACCTATTCTGTTTTTCTATCCGGAAATTGATCCCCAATTCAAAAAAGCGTTCGTTTACAAACATTTTAATTTTTTGGTCAAAAAAAGCACTGAGAAATCAGAAATCATCGATTTCATCGGCGAGCACAAATATTTTATTTTCATCTCGGATGCCTCAGGTATGGCAGAAATCCGCGGTTTGCACAAAAAATTTCCCGAGCTTGCCGAACGCGTCGCGCTGATCGGATTGGGCGAAGATGCGATAGCGGAACTGCTGTCTGCTCACGGCGATGTTTTATTCGAATCAGTGCAAACAATCACCTTGCCGCCGGATTATCACAAATCTTTGCTGGCTCTGATGAATGCGAGCAATTATCTCAAACACAAGAGGCAATTATTCGAATTAGCGTATCGGCTCAATATTCAAGCGAAAGAATTGCACGAGTTGAACGACATCGGCGTGGCTCTTTCTGCGGAGCGGGACCCGGACAAGCTTTTGGAAACCATTTTGAGCAAAAGCAGAGAGATCACCGGCGCCGACGCCGGCAGTCTGTATCTGGTGGAAAAAATACCGGATAGGGAAGAAGACTCGAAAAATTATCTGGCGGACAAACAGCTCCGCTTTAAATTGGCGCACTGCGACACGATTCCCATTGATTTCACCGAATCGGTGATGCCCATTGAGAAAAAAAGCATCGCCGGAAACGTCGCACTGACAGGGAAAGTTTTGAATATTTCGGACGTTTACGAACTTTCGAAAGAATCAGGCCTTACGCACAACCGCTCTTTTGACGAAGCTGTGGGCTATCGGACGAAATCCATGTTGGTCATTCCCATGCTCAACCACAAGGATGAAATGATCGGAGTTTTGCAACTGATCAATCGCAAAAAACACTGGGACGTGCTGCTCAGTTCACCGGCCGTGATCGAGGAAGAAATCATTGAATTCGATGAAAAATGCGTGGATTTAGCGAGTTCTCTGGCGAGTCAGGCGGCGGTTTCCATTGAAAACAATCGTTTGTACGAAGATATCAAGAATCTGTTCGAGGGTTTCATTAAAGCGTCGGTGCACGCCATTGAACAAAGAGATCCGACAACCTTTGGACATTCCGAGCGCGTCGCGACGTTGACCAGCGCATTGGCAAAACAAGTGGATCGGATCGGAACAGGAAAATTCAAAGATGTGCATTTTTCACGAGAAGAGTTTCAGCAAATTCAGTACGCCGCATTGCTGCACGATTTCGGCAAAATTGGCGTGCGAGAAAACATTCTGGTGAAAGCAAAAAAGCTGTTTCCTTACGAATTGGATACCGTTAAAAATCGTTTTAAAATTTTGACGCAAGCGACAAAATTGAAATCCGCGGACAGAAAGATAAAATTTCTGCTGGATTATGAAAAACAAAAGGCGATGGAACTGTTTGAAAGATTGGACTGGGAAACCCAGGAGAAAATTAGAAAACTGGATGAATTTTTACAAATCGTTTGTGAAGTCAACGAACCCACCGTGCTCAATGATTCCAAATTGGAAAAATTGCAGCAAATCGCGACGCTGGAGATCGATGCCAACGGAAAATCCACGCATCTTCTCACAGAAGAAGAAATAGCCCGGCTGTCCATTCCAAAAGGCAGTTTGAGCAATGAAGAGCGGCTGGAAATCGAATCCCACGTGACGCACACTTATAATTTTCTGGAAAAAATTCCCTGGACGCGCGAATTGAGATCCGTCCCGGAAATTGCCTATGCGCATCATGAAAAATTGGATGGAAGCGGGTATCCGCGCCGTCTGTCGGCGCCGGAAATTCCCATCCAGTCGAGAATGATGGTTATCGCTGATATTTACGATGCGCTTACCGCATGGGACAGACCGTACAAAAAAGCAGTTCCTGAACAAAAAGCCCTGGACATCATTGGCTACGAAGTCAAAGATGGCAAAGTCGACGCGGAATTGTTTAAGATCTTCATCGAGGCGAAATTGTTTGAATTGGTAAAAAAACCTGATGAAACGAGCTGA
- a CDS encoding peptide-binding protein, with protein MRRIVQITILLLTLVFFFSCGKNDRNSDRQTAVQNFDPNQPEYGGSLVRALSGEPVSLQPLYGYSDGASCEVIIHLFPPLVRKLEDPGNPGHAKLTPVLAEKWHFEQDGKVLIFKLREGVHWHDGPEVTTDDVIFTYKRAIDPHTKTIVHYAFSRIDTVLALDKYRFKVIYKEPFVYAVYRWDIGVLPKHILQGKDINTDPFNRHPIGYGMFKFVSWTPNEQIVLAANENSFWGRPRLDRMIFRFIPEAAVQILELKAGNLDLVTRLHTTQFLRDLSGPEVKQNVKKFEYNDTFMYGLVFNLKMPLFQDKRVRQAIYYAINKKSIIDGVQFGKGRFCWGPIPPESWAYNPDIKKYPFSPKKAKQLFAQAGWTDSDSDGILDKDGEPFKFTMLSFQNESVQQILTIVQQQLKKSGVAMKIKVVEWSVYLNTFVAKRNFDMCVTRGGLGVLAPDLSFEFHSSQIHDTEYNWATYINPELDELIENSLRTFDREQQKKYFYRAQEIISEDVPVIYLYMRNSMIATSKRIQGVKPYPAPLGFDYNLDYWWIPKVFQRQ; from the coding sequence ATGCGCAGAATAGTTCAAATTACAATTTTGTTGTTGACGCTCGTTTTTTTCTTTTCTTGCGGTAAAAATGACCGAAATTCGGACCGACAAACGGCTGTGCAAAATTTTGATCCCAATCAGCCCGAATACGGCGGTTCACTGGTTCGCGCGCTCAGCGGCGAGCCGGTTTCTTTGCAGCCGCTTTACGGCTACAGCGACGGCGCTTCATGCGAAGTGATTATTCATCTCTTTCCCCCGCTGGTGCGAAAATTGGAAGACCCGGGAAATCCTGGTCACGCCAAATTAACGCCGGTACTGGCGGAAAAATGGCATTTTGAGCAAGACGGCAAAGTTTTGATTTTCAAATTGCGCGAAGGCGTGCACTGGCACGACGGTCCTGAAGTGACCACAGACGACGTGATTTTTACCTACAAAAGAGCTATCGATCCGCACACGAAAACCATCGTCCACTATGCCTTCAGTCGCATCGATACTGTCCTTGCGCTGGACAAATATCGTTTTAAAGTGATTTACAAAGAACCGTTCGTTTACGCCGTGTACCGCTGGGACATCGGCGTTTTGCCTAAACATATTTTACAAGGCAAAGACATCAACACCGATCCTTTCAACCGCCATCCGATTGGCTACGGCATGTTCAAATTTGTCAGTTGGACGCCCAACGAACAAATTGTTTTAGCCGCGAACGAGAATTCCTTCTGGGGCAGACCTCGTCTCGATCGCATGATTTTTCGCTTTATTCCCGAAGCTGCCGTGCAAATTCTCGAGCTCAAAGCCGGGAATCTGGATCTGGTAACGCGGTTGCACACCACGCAATTTCTGCGCGATCTGTCGGGCCCCGAAGTAAAACAAAATGTGAAAAAGTTTGAATACAACGACACTTTCATGTACGGACTGGTTTTCAATTTAAAAATGCCGCTTTTTCAGGACAAACGCGTGCGTCAAGCCATTTATTATGCCATCAACAAAAAAAGCATCATCGACGGCGTTCAATTTGGCAAAGGAAGATTCTGCTGGGGACCCATTCCGCCGGAGTCCTGGGCATACAATCCCGACATCAAAAAATATCCTTTTTCTCCGAAAAAAGCAAAACAACTCTTTGCGCAAGCGGGCTGGACTGACTCTGACAGCGACGGCATTCTTGACAAGGACGGAGAACCGTTCAAATTTACCATGCTTTCCTTTCAAAATGAGTCTGTGCAGCAAATCTTGACAATTGTCCAGCAACAATTGAAAAAAAGCGGCGTTGCCATGAAAATTAAAGTTGTGGAATGGAGCGTCTATTTGAATACTTTTGTTGCCAAAAGAAATTTCGACATGTGCGTTACCCGCGGCGGATTGGGCGTACTTGCTCCGGATTTGTCTTTTGAATTTCATTCCAGCCAGATTCACGACACCGAATACAACTGGGCAACGTACATCAATCCCGAACTGGATGAGCTCATCGAAAATTCCCTGCGCACTTTTGACCGGGAACAGCAGAAAAAATATTTTTACCGCGCCCAGGAGATTATTTCTGAAGATGTTCCGGTGATCTATTTGTACATGCGCAACAGCATGATCGCCACCAGCAAACGCATCCAGGGAGTGAAACCCTATCCTGCGCCGTTGGGATTTGATTATAATTTGGATTATTGGTGGATACCCAAGGTTTTTCAGAGACAATAA
- a CDS encoding GxxExxY protein translates to MLHSDITDKIIRAFYNVNNTLGFGFLEKVYENAMIIELRKMGCKVLQQQNIKVFYDNKIVGDYFADLLVDDLVIVELKAMDSLCEEHEAQLINYLKATEIEVGLLLNFGKKAEFRRKIFTNDRK, encoded by the coding sequence ATGTTACATTCAGATATAACAGACAAAATAATAAGAGCTTTCTATAATGTGAACAATACGTTAGGTTTTGGCTTTCTGGAAAAAGTTTATGAAAATGCTATGATTATTGAGCTGCGCAAAATGGGTTGCAAGGTATTACAGCAACAAAACATTAAAGTATTTTACGACAACAAAATCGTTGGGGATTATTTTGCCGATTTGTTAGTTGACGACTTAGTTATTGTTGAATTAAAAGCTATGGATAGCCTTTGTGAAGAGCATGAGGCTCAATTGATTAATTATTTGAAAGCTACTGAAATAGAAGTCGGTCTTCTCTTAAATTTTGGAAAGAAGGCAGAATTCAGGAGAAAGATATTTACAAATGACCGGAAATAA
- a CDS encoding sigma-54-dependent Fis family transcriptional regulator, giving the protein MVHFKPKVLIAEDDEAFAEQLSETLKSENYNVIVVHDGSGALKILKNDKVDLGFIDLSMPGIDGMQVLQEAQMTAPDVPLIMITGYASIEKAVQATRLGAYDFIEKPVSLDRLLLTAKHALEKRKLQLKNHWMAEEILMRYEMVGTSEAMQQIYALIDKIAPTNSTVLITGETGTGKELVARALHTRSRRADGPFVQLNCAAIPDNLLESELFGYKKGAFTNAFQDKKGKIEMANQGSLFLDEIGDLSTSSQAKILRTLEDHVITPVGGVDDLEIDVRIFAATNKKLSELIEKGLFRPDLYYRLQTIEISLPALAEKKEDIPELAQHFLKRFCAENNKYIKGFTAGAIHLLMQQEWPGNVRQLKSIIERLVILSNNEEIAVDEISLVLKTQSVMNMRYFETYQEAEHAFQRDFFSQALHAHNWNVSETAKSLKIDRTNLYKKMQKLGIKNEREE; this is encoded by the coding sequence ATGGTTCATTTCAAACCGAAAGTCTTGATTGCAGAGGATGACGAGGCGTTTGCAGAGCAATTATCGGAAACATTGAAAAGTGAAAATTACAATGTCATAGTCGTCCACGATGGCAGCGGAGCGTTGAAAATATTGAAAAATGACAAAGTTGATCTTGGCTTTATTGATTTATCCATGCCCGGAATTGACGGCATGCAAGTTCTGCAAGAAGCCCAGATGACAGCTCCGGATGTGCCGTTGATCATGATTACCGGCTACGCTTCGATCGAGAAAGCAGTGCAAGCCACACGATTGGGCGCTTATGATTTTATTGAAAAGCCTGTCAGCCTGGACAGGTTGCTTCTTACGGCAAAACATGCTCTGGAAAAACGAAAACTGCAATTAAAAAATCACTGGATGGCTGAAGAAATACTGATGCGGTATGAAATGGTCGGCACCAGCGAAGCCATGCAACAAATTTATGCCTTGATCGATAAAATTGCACCGACAAACAGCACTGTGCTTATTACCGGCGAAACCGGAACAGGAAAAGAGCTTGTAGCCAGGGCTTTGCACACTCGCAGTAGAAGGGCAGATGGCCCTTTTGTTCAATTAAATTGTGCTGCCATTCCGGACAATTTACTGGAAAGCGAATTGTTCGGTTACAAGAAAGGAGCTTTCACTAATGCTTTCCAAGATAAAAAAGGTAAAATTGAAATGGCAAATCAGGGATCGCTTTTTCTTGATGAAATTGGAGATTTGAGTACGTCATCGCAAGCAAAAATATTGCGAACTCTGGAGGATCATGTAATTACCCCGGTTGGCGGCGTTGATGATCTGGAAATTGATGTGAGAATATTTGCGGCGACAAATAAGAAATTATCCGAACTCATTGAAAAGGGACTTTTTCGGCCGGATTTGTATTATCGGCTACAAACTATTGAAATTTCTCTGCCTGCTTTGGCAGAAAAAAAAGAGGATATCCCTGAGCTCGCCCAACATTTTCTAAAGCGTTTTTGTGCGGAAAACAACAAATACATTAAGGGCTTCACCGCCGGAGCCATTCATTTGCTCATGCAGCAAGAATGGCCCGGTAATGTGCGACAATTGAAATCCATTATCGAACGATTAGTTATTCTAAGCAATAATGAGGAAATCGCCGTTGACGAAATTTCTTTGGTTTTAAAGACCCAAAGCGTTATGAACATGAGATATTTTGAAACTTACCAGGAGGCGGAACACGCATTCCAGAGAGATTTTTTCAGTCAAGCCCTTCATGCCCATAATTGGAATGTATCAGAGACGGCGAAATCCCTGAAAATTGACCGGACGAATCTCTATAAGAAGATGCAGAAATTGGGCATTAAAAATGAACGGGAAGAATAA